The following coding sequences lie in one Indicator indicator isolate 239-I01 chromosome 2, UM_Iind_1.1, whole genome shotgun sequence genomic window:
- the CDC42EP3 gene encoding cdc42 effector protein 3, whose translation MPAKTPMYLKAANSKKGKKFKLRDILSPDMISPPLGDFRHTIHIGKEGQHDVFGDISFLQGNYELLPGNEGETRVSQSGGHYEFLRANSTSESMFTETPSPVLKNAISLPAIGGSQALMLPLLSPVTFNSKQESIRSSRNPRLSCEPVIEEKLQEKSKQMEEGETYKDDIWEQNGSSSHFTNGRDSNSSSFSEQCTDWQTVDLFDDNRLSCELTKTKTKSEESLSDLAGSLLSLQLDLGPSLLDEVLNVMDKNKS comes from the coding sequence ATGCCAGCCAAGACACCCATGTACTTGAAAGCTGCTAACAgtaagaaagggaagaaattcaAACTAAGGGATATCTTATCTCCTGATATGATCAGTCCACCACTTGGAGATTTTCGTCATACTATACACATTGGAAAAGAAGGACAACATGATGTTTTTGGAGACATCTCCTTTTTGCAGGGCAACTATGAGCTATTGCCTGGAAATGAAGGAGAAACCAGAGTTAGTCAGTCTGGTGGCCACTATGAATTCTTAAGGGCAAACAGCACTTCTGAATCCATGTTTACAGAAACTCCATCACCAGTGCTCAAAAATGCTATCTCACTTCCTGCCATTGGGGGTTCTCAAGCCCTTATGTTGCCCTTATTGTCACCAGTGACATTTAATTCAAAGCAAGAATCCATCAGGTCATCAAGAAATCCTAGGCTTAGCTGTGAGCCAGTAATAGAAGAAAAATTGCAGGAGAAAAGTAAACAGATGGAGGAGGGAGAAACATACAAAGATGACATATGGGAGCAAAATGGTTCTTCTTCACATTTTACTAATGGTAGAGACAGTAACTCATCCAGCTTCTCTGAACAATGCACTGATTGGCAAACAGTTGATTTATTTGATGACAATCGACTTTCATGTGAACTAACCAAGACAAAGACTAAGTCAGAAGAATCCCTTTCAGATCTTGCAGGCTCTCTTCTCTCATTACAACTTGACTTGGGACCTTCACTTTTGGATGAGGTCCTCAATGTAATGGACAAGAATAAATCTTAG